The stretch of DNA TGTCAGTCGACTTAAATTACTCAACTAGCCTGTAGCGGAAAGTAATGCTGTAGCGGAAAGAAACGACATCCAGCATAACATTACTGTTTTGACTTATTTTCAGCAGTAAACGTGGCATTGGTTAGATAATCAAATATAGCATACTTTTTACTTGAAATATTGATCATCTTATTGCTATAGCTCCATGAATCCCCAAAGTGACATTGTTTCACATGTATGAGTGACGGCTAGATGTATTGTGTATTTTGTTATCAATTAGTTGttgtttacatatatatatatatatatatatcacaattAGAATTGTGATATAAATATTGTAACTATATATCTGCTCCAGTATTCTATTGAAGCGCGAGGTTATTTCTACGTGCGAAGGAGCGAAACGGCACGTTGTTTACAAGGGCAGACCGAGGCATCGTTAAATTTAGCTAGTTGATCATTTGTAACGAACGCTCTTTTGTGACAGTGACCCACTGTTTAATCCTAATTTGTGGGTTCTTTTCAAGTATATGTTCTTGAGGGCGActctatttttattttaactCAAAGGGCAATATTATTTTTTGAAGGAAGACGcaataaataaacatttaaatTTATAGTGTTGTTATAGTTTTAATTTTATAGCTACTTTCCCTTTAATTAGGTCACCTTTTCACAAACTTCGCATAGATTTACATTGTCTCAATATTAAAACTACAAACTATCAAAACTAAACGGAGACgtttttttattatatatatacccCACAGCAACGTTTTACCATAACACGTTATGTGGGCCATCAATTGCATTGTTTTCTGATTGCAATCCAGATGTTTTGGTGTGCATTCCTCCCTGAATTCCCTTTGTTCTTTTATACTAACAAAGGAACCCTCATCACAGCCTTTCTTTGCTCTATGTAAATCGGAAGGTTTATAATAGTTACTATTAAGGAGATTATTTGGGTCCCCTAATCTCCATTCTCAGGATTAACGGACGCTATATTGGTGTATCCAGATTGTGTCTTTCTTCTACAAGTCCCCTTAATAGAGGATGGAAAATAGCATTTTTTTGTACGATAGTTTAAGTTTATATTGAACTTTTGGTTATACAATAATTTTATCAGATAATCTAGTTTGAACATAGACTcatcagataataataataataacaagcatttcgctacaccggcaataacatctgctaaatatgtgtatgtgaccaataacatttgatttaatagGCCTACATTTTGGTGTGCCTGTTACAAACACATGTTGACAAACCTCCCcagattatatttttgttttatttttttatttagtagAGATTATTCAGTCTGACTATTATTTATTTTGACGTTTTATATTTTAAGTATTATTTCATAGTAGTCAACATTTAGAATAGTTCAGAAGTGAAGCAAACCTTTTGTGGAAAATCTCTTACAATGGAGGATTCAAAGGTACCCAAGATTGACCCAGATTTTGAGCCGCAAAGCAGACCTAGGTCGTGCACATGGCCGCTCCCCAGACTCGACATCTCAGCTGTTAAACCGGAGGGGGCAGACGGACCTGAATCCGCTGCGGGAACCCCGCCCGCCGACGAGGATAAGCAAGAGCAACAGCAAATCGTATGTGAGCCTGAGAAAGTTGTAGTCTCAGAGGGAGGAGTTGTAGCCGGAGTGGGTGGAGCCACGCCCCGAAAGGGATCATCCCGGCGCAATGCATGGGGGAACCATTCCTACGCGGACCTGATTAGTCAGGCTATTGAGAACGCTCCAGAGAAGCGCTTAACCTTGGCACAGATATATGACTGGATGGTGAAAACCGTGCCTTACTTTAAAGATAAAGGAGATAGCAACAGCTCAGCAGGGTGGAAGGTAAAAAAGAAAACGATGTTTACCTTAATGCGCTTCGTAATTGTTATACACATTGTTATAACTATGTTAAATAGACCCATTTGATGTGATCACATGATACATTATTACACTGCATTAATTAGTGAATAATAGAAGTAATTACTTGAAATCTATGGTCAtcataatggaaaaattgatgtaataaatgtatcactagccacttcatataatgtttacataccctacattactcatctcatatgtatatactgtactctataccatctactgcatattgccatcttgatgtaatgtatcactagccactttaaacaatgccaattttctatgtttacataccctacattactcatctcatatgtatatactgtactctataccatccactgcatcttgcctttgccgttctataccatcactcattcatatattcttttatgtacatattcttattcattcctttacacttgtgtgtataaggtaattgttgtgaaattgttaggttagattactcgttggatattactACATTGTCGgaaatagaagcacaagcatttcgctacactcaaattaacatctgctaaccatgtgtatgtgacaaataaaatgtgaatatttttgttgttgatcaAATGAAGCTGAATAATTTCCTAAGTTACAAGGCGCCAATGTTAAACAAAACCATTTTTCTTTTCCCTTCCCGATACCTCAGAATTCAATTCGCCACAATTTATCACTCCACAACAAGTTCCTGAGAGTTCACAATGAGTCCACAGGCAAAAGTTCCTGGTGGATGCTCAACCCAGAGGGGGGCAAGACTGGGAAAGCCCCCCGGCGCCGTGCTGCCTCCATGGACAACAGCAGCAAACTGCTAAAGAGCCGGATGCGGGCCAAGCAGACCAAgaaggcagcagcaggcttggGTGGGACCACCGGGGGAGACGGTGATGGCGTCGCAGACAGTCCCAACTCCTCCCAGCAGTTCCCCAAATGGGGGGTGAACAGCGGCAGCCCCTCATCCCGCGGTAGCCTAGACGACCCTGACATGTGGACCAGCTTCCGTCCACGCACCAGCTCCAACGCCAGCACCCTGAGTGGCCGGCTGTCCCCCATTGGTCCCGGCCAGGAGGATGAGGATGACCTGCCCGAGGAAGGTCTACTGGGCTACTCCACGGGCAACCTGCCCCCCACCCTCACCGAGACACTCATGGAGGAGCTGGACCTGATCGATGGCCTGACGCTGATGACAGAGCAGCAAGGAAGGGCTAGTCCCAGCACGGCCCCCATGGTTCCCCCCACCCCTCTGCCCTCCGCTTCCACCTTGCTTCCCCGGGGGTCCGGGTTCCCCACATTCCGTCAGCTGCAGCCACCCAACCTCACTCAGGCTGCCAACCAGATCGGGGGACAGTCTTCAGGCACACAATCTGGCAACAATAACAACTCCAAACCCTCAAACTATGGCAACTCCCTCTTCAACCCTATGCCTACCCCCGGCTCCCATGGGACTGGTCACTATGGCACCCATGTAGCCTCCAGCTTGGAGGCGTTGCTCACTTCGGACTCCCCACCTCCCAGTGATGTCATGATGACCCAGGTGGATCCGCTGATGCCCAGTCCGGGTGGAGTGGGGATGATGGGCATGGGGGGGCCCATGGTGGGAGGGCGGGCCAAGCCCAACCAGCTGTTGCTGGGGAAGGGGCTTGAGCCCAACACTGTGGCACCCATGGGGATGCAATCTCAACTCCAGTCCCAGCTCCAGCAACAGCACTCTCAGCTGGGCCTGGGCATGAGCCTGTCAGGCATGGCCCAGGACTCTCCACAGTACTCCGGCCTCAAAGC from Salvelinus fontinalis isolate EN_2023a chromosome 29, ASM2944872v1, whole genome shotgun sequence encodes:
- the LOC129827726 gene encoding forkhead box protein O4-like, whose product is MEDSKVPKIDPDFEPQSRPRSCTWPLPRLDISAVKPEGADGPESAAGTPPADEDKQEQQQIVCEPEKVVVSEGGVVAGVGGATPRKGSSRRNAWGNHSYADLISQAIENAPEKRLTLAQIYDWMVKTVPYFKDKGDSNSSAGWKNSIRHNLSLHNKFLRVHNESTGKSSWWMLNPEGGKTGKAPRRRAASMDNSSKLLKSRMRAKQTKKAAAGLGGTTGGDGDGVADSPNSSQQFPKWGVNSGSPSSRGSLDDPDMWTSFRPRTSSNASTLSGRLSPIGPGQEDEDDLPEEGLLGYSTGNLPPTLTETLMEELDLIDGLTLMTEQQGRASPSTAPMVPPTPLPSASTLLPRGSGFPTFRQLQPPNLTQAANQIGGQSSGTQSGNNNNSKPSNYGNSLFNPMPTPGSHGTGHYGTHVASSLEALLTSDSPPPSDVMMTQVDPLMPSPGGVGMMGMGGPMVGGRAKPNQLLLGKGLEPNTVAPMGMQSQLQSQLQQQHSQLGLGMSLSGMAQDSPQYSGLKAQHAQLPGMGLHHGGGLSANAGGGLSGMGQFGTPSCFLPSQDRLPTDLDIEMFTENLDCDVDYIINSDLMDGESIDFNFDPIIQGGQSYSGPATTQSSAHNWVPS